One Orrella dioscoreae genomic window carries:
- the tmk gene encoding dTMP kinase produces MTLPATNAPARGRFLTLEGVDGAGKSTHASWIAQALRDQGLTVLETREPGGTPLGERLRDCLLSESMSLETETLLMFAARSEHLRQVIEPALAAGTWVLCDRFTDATYAYQGGGRELGQARIAALEQWVHPHLQPDLTWLFDVPLEVARARRSGAREPDRFEREQDAFFERTRAVYLARADEAPGRIRRIDATQSIEAIREVLAGQLRALTQAVA; encoded by the coding sequence ATGACTTTGCCTGCCACGAACGCGCCTGCGCGCGGCCGCTTCCTGACCCTGGAAGGGGTGGATGGCGCGGGCAAGAGCACGCATGCCTCGTGGATTGCGCAGGCCTTGCGCGACCAGGGGCTGACGGTGCTGGAGACGCGCGAACCGGGCGGCACGCCGCTGGGCGAACGCCTGCGCGACTGCCTGCTGTCCGAGTCCATGTCGCTGGAAACCGAGACGCTGCTGATGTTCGCCGCGCGCAGCGAGCACCTGCGCCAGGTGATCGAGCCCGCGCTGGCGGCCGGCACCTGGGTGCTGTGCGACCGTTTCACCGACGCCACCTATGCCTATCAGGGCGGCGGGCGCGAACTGGGCCAGGCGCGCATCGCCGCGCTGGAGCAGTGGGTGCACCCCCATCTGCAGCCCGACCTGACGTGGCTGTTCGACGTGCCGCTGGAAGTGGCGCGGGCCCGGCGCAGCGGCGCGCGCGAGCCGGATCGCTTCGAGCGCGAACAGGACGCTTTCTTCGAACGCACGCGCGCGGTGTATCTGGCGCGGGCCGACGAGGCGCCCGGACGCATTCGCCGCATCGATGCCACGCAGAGCATCGAGGCCATCCGAGAGGTGTTGGCCGGGCAATTGCGCGCACTGACGCAGGCGGTGGCATGA
- the mltG gene encoding endolytic transglycosylase MltG: MKRLRAILLFFVLAAFVAVGVAGWMAWRWTDTPVTMQADKVDFIVDPGSGPQAVARTLNKAGVAVHQRGFAWLARYLEQDKLLKAGAYEVRQGDTPRTILARIAGGEMSQRQVTFVEGWSYRQIRAALRAHPDIKQTLEGVSDAQLLEKLDVQAPNPEGLFFPDTYLFNPGNSDYEILRRAYLAQQQVLDQVWAQREEGLPLATPYEALILASIIEKETGHEPERVRVGGVFINRLRVGMPLQTDPTVIYGMGDAYQGRIRKRDLQTDTPWNTYTRSGLPPTPIASPGRASLLAAVQPEAHKFFYFVSRGDGTSQFSANLADHNRAVARFILGRNP, encoded by the coding sequence ATGAAACGTCTGCGCGCAATCCTTCTCTTCTTCGTGCTGGCCGCCTTCGTGGCCGTCGGCGTCGCCGGCTGGATGGCCTGGCGCTGGACAGACACGCCCGTCACCATGCAGGCCGACAAGGTCGACTTCATCGTCGACCCGGGCAGCGGCCCGCAGGCGGTCGCGCGTACGCTGAACAAGGCGGGCGTGGCGGTGCATCAGCGCGGCTTCGCCTGGCTGGCCCGCTACCTGGAGCAGGACAAGCTGCTGAAGGCCGGCGCCTACGAGGTCCGCCAGGGCGATACGCCGCGCACGATCCTGGCCCGCATCGCCGGTGGCGAGATGAGCCAGCGTCAGGTGACCTTCGTGGAAGGCTGGTCCTACCGGCAGATCCGCGCGGCGCTGCGCGCGCATCCGGACATCAAGCAGACGCTGGAAGGCGTGAGCGACGCGCAACTGCTGGAAAAGCTGGACGTGCAGGCGCCCAACCCGGAAGGGCTGTTCTTCCCGGACACCTATCTCTTCAACCCGGGCAATTCCGATTACGAGATCCTGCGCCGCGCCTACCTGGCGCAGCAGCAGGTGCTGGACCAGGTGTGGGCGCAGCGCGAGGAAGGCCTGCCGCTGGCCACGCCCTATGAGGCGCTGATCCTGGCGTCCATCATCGAGAAGGAAACCGGTCACGAGCCCGAGCGCGTGCGCGTGGGCGGCGTCTTCATCAACCGCCTGCGCGTGGGCATGCCGCTGCAGACGGACCCGACGGTGATCTATGGCATGGGCGATGCCTATCAGGGGCGCATCCGCAAGCGCGACCTGCAGACCGATACGCCCTGGAATACCTATACGCGCAGCGGCCTGCCGCCCACGCCCATCGCGAGCCCGGGCCGGGCCTCGCTGCTGGCGGCGGTGCAGCCCGAGGCGCACAAGTTCTTCTATTTCGTGTCGCGTGGCGATGGCACGAGCCAGTTCTCGGCGAACCTGGCCGACCACAACCGGGCCGTGGCGCGTTTCATCCTGGGACGGAATCCATGA
- a CDS encoding lysozyme inhibitor LprI family protein, producing MIRRLIAGALAMTAMQALAATPADDYATQYENCLTDAGGINNGTVEACSSSVDAKVKREMNATYSRLHARLKAQSPGDADKLEDTQLAWLAYRNGQCSLATTYVGSPMHGYCPMMLNIQRLEELKEMAGQ from the coding sequence ATGATTCGACGTTTGATCGCGGGCGCGTTGGCGATGACAGCGATGCAGGCCCTGGCCGCAACACCTGCCGACGACTACGCCACCCAATACGAGAACTGCCTGACAGACGCAGGCGGCATCAACAACGGCACGGTCGAAGCGTGTTCGTCTTCCGTGGATGCGAAGGTCAAGCGCGAAATGAACGCAACCTATAGCCGCTTGCATGCCCGCCTGAAGGCCCAGTCCCCCGGCGATGCGGACAAGCTCGAAGATACGCAGCTAGCCTGGCTGGCCTACCGCAATGGCCAATGCAGTCTGGCCACGACCTACGTGGGCTCACCGATGCACGGTTACTGCCCGATGATGCTGAATATCCAGCGTCTTGAAGAGCTAAAGGAAATGGCCGGGCAGTGA
- the ygfZ gene encoding CAF17-like 4Fe-4S cluster assembly/insertion protein YgfZ, whose amino-acid sequence MTLNTPFPAPTAAQREGAPNVYALDSDYAVLQAVGADALTFLQGQLTNDVAGLPADAARFGGYCTAKGRLLATMAYWRADTEEVPGVRLLVRRDLAEALVKRLGMFVLRAKVKLSLTELRVFGVEAPQTTALTEVAEAAGAQLPAQAWQRADLDSGTWIAAPAAAGASPRWWWIAALDQLAGNAAALAASAAADAQAWKAADIAAGLPWIQASTQDVFIPQTVNLELVGGVSFTKGCYPGQEVVARSHYRGTVKRRMAYGVLAETPPAPAAAGVDVFDGEREDEPSGRIVDVAGAAVLFETPLAALETGHAPRVGAPDGPAITVTALPYAIVPQG is encoded by the coding sequence ATGACTTTGAACACCCCGTTCCCCGCTCCCACCGCCGCCCAGCGCGAAGGCGCGCCCAACGTCTATGCCCTGGACAGCGACTACGCCGTCCTGCAGGCCGTCGGCGCCGACGCCCTCACCTTCCTGCAAGGCCAGCTCACCAATGACGTGGCCGGCCTGCCCGCCGACGCCGCGCGCTTTGGCGGCTACTGCACGGCCAAGGGCCGGCTGCTGGCCACCATGGCCTATTGGCGCGCCGACACCGAGGAAGTCCCGGGCGTGCGCCTGCTGGTGCGCCGCGACCTGGCGGAAGCCCTGGTCAAGCGCCTGGGCATGTTCGTGCTGCGCGCCAAGGTGAAGCTCTCGCTGACCGAATTGCGCGTCTTCGGCGTCGAAGCGCCCCAGACCACCGCGCTGACCGAAGTGGCCGAAGCGGCCGGCGCACAGTTGCCGGCCCAGGCCTGGCAACGCGCGGACCTGGACAGCGGCACCTGGATCGCCGCCCCGGCAGCCGCAGGCGCTTCGCCGCGCTGGTGGTGGATTGCCGCCCTGGATCAACTGGCGGGCAACGCCGCCGCGCTGGCGGCCTCGGCAGCCGCCGATGCCCAAGCCTGGAAGGCCGCGGACATCGCCGCGGGCCTGCCCTGGATCCAGGCCAGCACGCAGGACGTGTTCATCCCGCAGACCGTCAATCTGGAATTGGTGGGTGGGGTCAGCTTCACCAAGGGCTGCTACCCGGGGCAGGAAGTGGTCGCGCGCAGCCATTACCGTGGGACGGTGAAGCGGCGGATGGCGTATGGCGTGCTGGCCGAGACGCCGCCCGCGCCGGCTGCGGCGGGGGTGGATGTGTTCGATGGGGAGCGCGAAGACGAACCGTCTGGGCGGATCGTGGATGTGGCGGGGGCTGCGGTGCTGTTCGAAACGCCGCTGGCTGCGCTGGAGACCGGCCATGCGCCGCGCGTGGGTGCGCCGGACGGGCCTGCCATCACCGTGACGGCGCTGCCTTACGCGATCGTGCCGCAGGGCTGA